DNA from Gemmatimonadaceae bacterium:
GCCCGGTGGCAGGAGTGCGCCGTGCATGTGCGCGGCGAGTTGCGGCAGTACGGCGTCCGCGGGGAGCTGCGGCGCCTCGACGATTACGCGCGGCGCGATCGCGGCGCCGGCATGGCGCGATTTCTCGCTGACTTCGTGGCGTACTGCCACGAGAAGGGCATGAGCGGCGAGCGCATCGCGCAACACCTGGGCGCGTTCACGGCGGAGGCGGTGGCGGATGTCACGAACAACCGCAGCGCCTGAGGTCTCGCAAACACGAACGCCCGCGGGTGAGAGCGCGGGCGTCGTGACCACAACGAAGCGGGCGTCAAGCGCCCAGGAGCAACATAGTATGACCACAACGAAGCAGCCAGCCCGCCGATTGGTGTGGGCGGGCGTTGTACAGCGCCGGCGGGTCGCATGAAGCTCGCCTATCCGTACGGCGCGCAGTTCCACTCGCCGTATGATCGACCGGACCTTGTCGACCAGCTCGTGGAGAGCGGCCGGCGTGCGGGCACGTTGCTCGCCGACGTCGCGCTGCAGCGGTTCGGGAGCGTGATCGAAGCGCTCGCGTGGGTGCAGTGGACGTGGCGCAGCGCGCCGCTCGCCGACATCGATCGCCACACGCAGGACGCGGCGCGCACGGCCCTGCTCGACCGCGCGTCCGCCGCGGAGCGCGCCTGCTGGCAGCGCATCGTCGCCAGCGACACGTGCGCCTCGCTCGAGGACGTGCGGTGGTGGCTCGACATCGAGGCCCCGAAGCTGCTGGAGTCCTTGACCGCCACGCCGGACGTGCAGCACTGGGGGATTGCCGCATGACCGGGCTCTCTCTGTACGATCTCTGCGACGAAGCGCGCGCCCTGGACGATCTCGTCGGGATGGACGACGGCGAGTGGAGTGCGGAGCACGAAGCGCTGCACACGCCGCTCATGGAAGCGCTCGTCGCCAAGGCGGACGGCTTCGGCAGCTACGTGCGCGATCTCGAGCAGCGCGTCGAGGTGATCAAGATCGAAGAGGAGCGCCTCGCCGCCCGGCGGAAGCGCCTCGAGTCGCGCGTAAAGTGGATGAAGGAGTACGCCGTGACGGCGCTGCTCCTGGCGGACCGCAAGAAGCTCGAGGGGACGCTCTTCACGCTCGCGGTGCAGAAGAACCCGGACAGCGTCGCGGTGTCGGTGCTGCCGGATGCGCTCCCGCCGGAGTACGTGCGCGTGATCCCCGAAGTGCGCGAACCGGACAAGAAGGGCTTGCTGTCGGCGTTGGAGGCCGGCGTCGCCATCCCGGGCGTCGAGCTGGCCCCGCCCACGTATCACCTGAGGATCCGCTGATGGACCCGGCATTTTCGCTCGACGCGGTGGTCGAGGACATCGTCCCTGCCCCGCCGAAGGTCGTGATTTACGGGGCTCATGGTGTTGGCAAGACCACGTTCGGCGCGGGCTTTCCGAACGCGATCCTGCTGATGACCGAAGCGGGCGTCGGTTCGCTCCGCATCCGGCGCTTCCCGAAAGTCGTGGAGACGTACCACGACTTCATGACGGCGATCGGCGCGCTTTACCAGGGCGAGCACGATCGGCAGACGCTGCTGCTCGATTCGCTCGACTGGCTGGAGCCGATCGTGTGGCAGGAGACGGCGCAGCGGCACAACAAGGACTCGATCGAGTCGTGGGACTACGGCAAGGGCTACATCGAGGCCGAGAAGGTTTGGTCCGAAGTGCTCACCGGCCTCGATGCGCTCCAGGCGGAGCGCGGCATGTCGATCGTGTGCACCGCGCACGCCGCGGTGACGCGGTTCCAGTCGCCGACGGTCGAACCGTACGACCGCTACAGCATCAAGCTGCACAAGCGCGCCTCGGCGCTCGTGCAGGAGTGGGCCGACATCGTCGGGTTCGCGCACTGGCAGACCGTCACGACCGCGACCGATCTCGGCTTCAACAAGAAGGCGGTGCGTGGCGTGTCGACGGGACAGCGCCTCCTCGCGCTCGAAGAGCGGCCCGCGTGGGAAGCCAAGAACCGGTTCCAGATGCCGCCCGTCATGCCGCTCGATGCGGCGCAGTTCCTCGCGCTCCTGGCGGAGCGCTACACGCCGGCCCCGGTGATCGAGGCCGCACCTTCTCTCGCAACGCAGGAGTAACGATGGCCCAGTTTGGCGGTGAATTCGACGCGACCACGGTGGAGCCAACCACCCCGATGGACGTCCTCCCGGACGGCGACTACCCGGTGCTCATCGAGGCGTCGGAGTGGAGGAAGACGAAGAAGGGCGACGGCGCCTTCCTCGAGCTCACGCACGTCGTGTGCGACGGCCCGATGAAGGGGCGGAAGCTCTGGGATCGCCTCAACCTGCAGAACCCGAACACGCAGGCGGTCGAGATCGCGCAGCGTACGCTCTCGGCGATCTGCCACGCGACCGGGGTGCTCAAGGTGACGGACTCGGCGCAGCTCCACAACATCCCCGTGCTGGCGCGCGTGGTGGTGAAGCAGGGCGAGCGGGGCCCGATGAATGAGATCAAGGGCTACAAGAAGTTCGACGGTCTCGTCGCGGCCACGCCGAGTGCGAAGCCGATCGCGGCGGCGACGCCTGCCCCGGCGGCGCCCGGGACGGCCCCCTGGATGAAGAAGGCGGGCTGACCATGGCCACGAAGACGAAGAAGGGGGCGGCGAAGGCCGCCCCGGCGCCGGCGGTCCCGATGGCGATGCCGGCGGACTTCGACGCGAGCGACAGTGCCGCCGCGCTGCTCGATCGCGCCGATCTGCTCACGAGCGTCGAGGGCCGCGAGTCGCACGAGGTGATCGATGCCGTGCTCGCGGCGCTGTCGGAGTCGGAGCGCGCCGCGGTCGTCGCGTTCGCGCGGCGCATCTCTTGGCTGACCGAGCACGTCCGCGACGGGAAGCGCATCCAGCCGATCGTGCCGGCCGCGGAGCTCGTGCCGCCGGCGTGCCTGGCCGCCGGGGTGTCGGTGTTCGAGACGCCCGTGCGGCTCCGGGACGACGTCGCGTCGGTGGCGGCGATCCGGAACTGGGCGAAGGACGGCGTCGTCGGCGACGATTCGGCGGAGGCGCCGGGGCCGGCCGACGCAGGCGGGCAGCTCGCCCTGGTGGCGGAAGACACGCCGGCCCCGAAGAAGATCACCGAGCTCGCGTTCACGTCGGGCGACGAGGTGGCGTCGGTGGCGCTCGCGTTGAGCGGGCGCGCCGAGGACCTCGACAAGGAAGCAAAGAAGCTGACCGAGCTGGGACGCCACGCGGAGGCGAAGGCGCTGCAGCGCGAGGCGCGGCACATCAAGGACGCCCTGCTCGCCCAGCTGCAACCGCAGACGGTGCTGCCGTTCAACGCCGGCGAGTCGCCGCTCGCCGCGGTGACGCGGGTGGTCGGGACAACCGTGCGCACGGCCGTCGTGAAGGCGCTCAAGAACCACGTCGAGGTCGGGGAAGGCGAGACGTACGACGAAGTCGTCGAGCGGCGCCTGGCCGAGCTGGCGGACTTCGAGCGCCTCGTGGGCGGCATCGCGGAACACGCGGCGGCCGCGGTGCTGCCGGTGCTGCGCGAGACGGCGGAGCGGGCGTTCGAAGCGGGCCTCGCCGCGCGCGGGGCGACGCCAGAAGTGTTGGTGCGCGAGGCCGTCCAGGCGCACGGCGCGCAGCGGGCGGCCGCATGAAGGGCAGCCCGCCGCGCGGCAAGCTGATCACGCCGGAAGAAGTGCAGCGGCGGTATCTGCTCCGGGAGGATGGCACCCCCATGCTCTCCACGCGGTGGGTGTGCGAACACGTGCGCCCCCGCGTGGACATCGCGCGGGGCGTCGTGAAGTTCTACGAGGACGACGTCGAGGCGTTCTTCGCGCAGCGCCGGCGGGTGGCATGATGGGCGACAGTGCAGAGATCTGGCACGCGCTTCGGTCGGAGCGCCAACAACAGGCACGCGCTCGGTACGCTCGCTGTGATGCACAGCGACGGGCGTGGCCGTACCAGGTAATCGTCATGAATCATGGCGCCCACTGGCGCGTCACCGTGGGCCAGACAGCTTACGATTTTTGGCCGCATACCGGCACGTGGATGAATCCGCGCAATCACGCCGAACGCGGAACGGTGCGCGACTTTGATGAGTTCTGCACCACCGTGACTCGCCGGCGGGTGGCATGACGCGCGCCCATCGCATTCGCCGGCGCCTGGCGCGCTTCGGCATCGAGATGCTCTACATCAACGCCCAGTCGCGCGATCCGAAGGTGATCGCGCGGCGGGAGCGGTTGGTGGACCAGCTGATCGCCGACGCGCAGCTCGAGGTGCTGCTCGCGCTGCAGGCGGGCACGCTGCCGATCGAAGTCGTGGAAGCGCACGCGCGCGAGTACGGGCTGGCCGGCGCCGGGTTGAAGGCGCAGCTCGTGCTCTCGCAGCCGCTCTGGGATCTCGTCGAGGCCACGCTCCCGCGCATGGGGCGGGCGGACGCGACGCGATTGCGGTATACGCTCAGCAGTCAGCAGCTCCGCGCGCGCCTGGAAGGCGCGGAGTCGCTGCGCGTGCGGGATCTGCAGACGATCGACTGGGAGGCGCTCCTCGAGGTGTGGCCGGGCGGCCCGTCCGACTGGATGCACCTGCGGCGCTTCGTGTCGCGGTTTCTGAGCCTCGTGCTCGGCGGCAAGTGGCACCCGATGCGCCATGCCATCCTCGAGCGCATCCCGACGCAGCAGGAAGCGGAGCGCGTCACCGATCTCACGCCGGCGCAGTTTCTCACGATCCTCGAACACGCGCGCGAAGACCTGCGCGCGCCGCTCATGACGCTCGTGCTGAGCGGGATGCGCATGGGCGAGTATCTCGCCTGTGACGAGACGCATCTCCTGCCCGCGACGCACGAAATCGCCGTGCCCGGCACGAAGACCAAAGCCGCGGCCGGCCGCGTGTCGATCGACCCGTCGCTCTGGCACTGGGTCGAGTTCGGCGTGCCGTCGCCGGTGCGCTATCGCCAGTTCGTCAAGCTGTTCAAGGACGCCGTCGTCGCGGCCGAGCTGCCGCGCACGCTGCGCCTCCACGACCTGCGCCATGCGCACGGCCAGTGGGCGGTCGCGGAAGGCGTCCCGGAGGCGTTTGTGCAGGTCTCGTTGCGGCACACGCAGGCCGCGACGACGCGCCGCTACACCAAGTCGGGCAACCTGGCGTCGGTGGCCAAAGGCCTCGCCGGCGCCCTCAATCTTTCGGAGGACTGATGCCCTGTGTGCCAGACCGTGTCCACGCGGGACACGACCGACCAATGACCGGGGTGGGGATCGAACCCACGACCTACGGATTAAAAGTCCGCTGCTCTACCGACTGAGCTACCCGGTCGGCGGCCGTCTCCTGCCCGGCCACGCTGGGAGAAGGATCACCCGATCGGCGCAGACGGTCAACGGGGGACACCGCCGTGATGTTGGCGATGTCCCCCGTGGCCGCCCGTGCGGGCGTGGACTGCGTCGCGATTACTGCTGACCGCTGATCGCGGCCACCGTCGCCGCCGTCGCGCCGGCCGGCGTCTCGACCACGAACGTCACGCGGCGGTTGAGCTCCGCGCCGTCGGCATCACGCGCCGCATTCGGGCGTACGAGACGCGTCTTGCCATAGCCCACTGTACGCAGCACCGCGCCGTCCATCCCCTTGCTCACGAGGAAGTCGCGCACCGCATCCGCGCGCTCACGCGAGAGGCGGAGATTGTAGGCCTGCGAGCCCGCGGGATCGGCAAAGCCTTCAATCGTGATCGTGGAGCCCTTGTAATGCGTCTGTGCGACCTTGGCGAACTTCTCGAGCGCCGCCTGATCCTGATTGCGCACCGCGGCATCGTCGAACTGGAAGTGCACCGGCATCGCGAACGAGACCTGGCCTTCCATGGCCGTGATCTTCGCGCCGAACTCATTGCGCAGCGTCGCGAGATCATTGCGCAGCGCGTTCAGATCCGTGCGCAGCCCGTTCACGTCCCCCCGCAACGCACTGTCGCCCTGCGCCCGCTGCGAACGCTCGGCGTCCAACGCGACGCGCTGTTCATCGAGCCCCTTGCGAACGAACCCCTTGGTGGCACACGCGCTGAGCGTGCTCGCTGCCAAAAGCGTCATGGCCACAAACCGTGCCTGTCGCATGTGTCCTGCCCTCGCTGTCATGGTCGTGATGAGGAGCGAAGCATCCGACTCCGTTCGGATCGCTCGCCTGGCTCGCATCGCGCTGCCGGCATCATACCGTGCACATCGCGAACCACGGCAGGAAAGTCATCGCACCGAAGTCGTTGGCGAAGTGACTGTCATCACGCGTCTTGATGGCAATTGCATTGGGTCGTGCGCGCAATCACCGGATTCGTCCCGACTCGCGCGCCCGCCGCTCAGCCATTCGGCTGCGTCAGCCCGTTGGGGCCTTCGCGAGCCACTCACCGCCGTCGACCACGAAGATCGATCCGGTGATCCAATCGCCCGCGGGCGAGGCGAGAAACGCCACCATGTTGGCGATGTCGCGGGGTGTGCCCCACCGGCCGAGCGGGATGCCCTTCGCGGCGTACTCGGCCATCTTCTGCTCGGCAGCCGCGAACACGTCGGGGACGCCACTGTCGGCCGGCGGCGTGAACGCCTTCTTCACGCCCTCGGTGGGAATCGGGCCCGGGGCGATGGCATTCACGCGAATCCGCTGCGGGGCCCACTCCACGGCCAGCGTGCGCGTCAGCGCATCCACCCCGGCCTTGGCGGCGGTGGCGTGCGCCATGAGTGGCCAGCCGCGATAGTGCAGCGTCATGCTGGTGCTCACGATGCGCCCGCCCCCCTGCTTCGCCATATGCGGGTACACCGCCTGCGAGCAGTAGAAGGTGCCGTAGAGATCGATCTCGAGCACGGCCTTCCAGGCGTTCGGCGACAGCGTCGCGCTGGGCGCGTAGAAGTTACCCGCGGCATTGTTGACGAGCAGATCGATGCGCCCGCGCTCGGCGGCGATGGCATCGATGGCGGTCTTCACCTTCTCCTGATCGCGCACGTCGAGTTGCACGGCACTCGCCTGGTGACCGCGCGCCGTGATGGCGGCGAGCGCCGCCTCGAGGTGATCGGGCTTGCGGCTCGCGATCACGACGTGCGCGCCGAGCTCGGCGAGCAGCTCGGAGATGCCCAGGCCGATGCCGGTACCGCCGCCGGTGACGAGGGCGACCTGGCCGTCGAGGAGGCCGGGGCGAAAGACGGCAAGCGGATCAGTCATGCGGACTCCACAGAGGTGGGCGGGTCGAGCGCCTCGATCGCCGCGAGCAGATCGACCTGCGCGTCGAGACAGAAGCTTCGCCGATGATGCGGCGTGAGCCCGCGTTCCGCGAGGGCCCGGCGATGCTCGGGGGTGCCATAGGCGCTGTTGCGCTCCCAGCCATAGCCCTCGTATCGCTGGGCGAGTGCCGTCATGAGCCGGTCACGGGTGACCTTGGCGATGATGGAGGCGCAGGCGATGGCGTAGCACTTGGCGTCGCCCTTCACCACCGCCGTGTGCACATGGCCCAGGGTGCGCAGCGGCTTGCCGTCCACCAGGACGTGATGCGGAACGCCGCCGAGCCGGGTCGGGATGCGCGCCAGCGCCCGCCGCATGGCGAGGACGGTGGCGTGGTAGATGTTGATGCGATCGACTTCGCGGGCGCTGGCGGCGCCGACGCTGATGGCGAGGGCGTGTTCGCGGATGCGCGCGGCGAGTTCCACGCGGGTGGCGTGATCGAGCTGCTTGGAGTCGTTGACCCCGGCGATAGCGCGCTTGTCGGGCGGCATGACCACGGCACAAGCGACGACGGGGCCCGCAAGCGGGCCCCGTCCGACTTCATCCACGCCGACCAGCCACGGACCGTGCTGCTCGCGCAGCGTTCGCTCGATCGGGCTCCAGCGAGCCACGTTCGGCGCGCCTTTCGGCGGGTCCGGCGGTGTCTTACTTGTCGCCCGAGGGGCGAACGACCTTGCGCTCCTTGATGCGGGCGGCCTTGCCCGTCACATCGCGCAGGTAGTACAGCTTGGCACGGCGCACCGCACCACGACGCACGACCGTGATGCTCTCGAGCATCGGGCTGTGCACCGGGAAGATGCGCTCAACACCCACACCGTTCGACACCTTGCGGACGGTGAACGTCTCGCTGATGCCGGCACCACGGCGGGCGATGCAGATCCCTTCGAAGGCCTGGAGGCGCTCCTTGTCGCCTTCCTTGACGCGCACGTTCACGCGCACCGTGTCACCGGCGCGGAACGGCGGGATTTCCTTCATCCACTCCTTCTGGGTCTCGATAAACGGATGCATCGGTCACTCTCCGGGGCCGGTGTGGCGTGGCCCGGTTCAAAATTGCGGAGCCGACTGCTGCCACCGCGCGCACGTGATGCGCGCGAACCGGCAGTCGAATCGGTGCGAGAGGCCTGCGACGCGGGACCGGGAGCGAAGTCTCCCGACCAGAACCGTCGTGGCATCGCCACCGAGGCGGGTTCCGGCGAATGCCGGCCTGACCTCAGGACTGTTCCCTCCCCCAGTTTTCCGGGGGAGCTTTCAAATATAGACGGGTCTTGGACTTGGACGCCAGTGGGCTTCCCCGGTACTATCCCAGCATGACTGGACCGCTGCCCTATCCGGCCACCCGCCGGGACGAGACGATCGACCACTACCACGGGACACCCGTCCCGGACCCGTACCGCTGGCTCGAGGACGACCGATCCGAGGAGACCGCCGCCTGGGTCGAGGCCCAGAACCGGGTGACCTTCGGGGTGCTGGGGGCGATTCCCTTCCGGGACGCGCTCCGGGACCGGCTGACCACCCTGGTGAACTACCCCCGGTCGTCCGCCCCGGAGCAGAAGGGCCCCTGGCTCCTTTTTGCCAAGAACGACGGGCTCCAGAACCAGCCCGTCTACTACCTCCAGCGGGGGGAGGCCGGCGAGCCGGAGCTGCTCCTCGACCCGAACTCCCTGTCCGCCGACGGCACGACCCGCGCCCAGGGGCTCACCTTCGACCGGCAGGCCCGGTACATCGCTTACATGGTGAGTCACGCCGGCTCGGACTGGCAGGAGATCAAGGTGATCGACCTGGCCACCCGGCAGGAGCTCCCGGACCTGGTGAAGTGGGTCAAGGTCTCGGGGATCGCGTGGCACGGCGACGGCTTCTTCTATAGCCGGTACCCCGAGCCGGGGCCTGACGAGGGCGAGTTCTCGGCGGTGAACGATGACCACCAGGTCTGGTACCACCGCCTCGGGACGACGCAGGCCGAGGATGTGCTCGTGTATCAGGACACCGAGCACACCCAGCGCTTCCACATCGT
Protein-coding regions in this window:
- a CDS encoding ribonuclease HII, encoding MARWSPIERTLREQHGPWLVGVDEVGRGPLAGPVVACAVVMPPDKRAIAGVNDSKQLDHATRVELAARIREHALAISVGAASAREVDRINIYHATVLAMRRALARIPTRLGGVPHHVLVDGKPLRTLGHVHTAVVKGDAKCYAIACASIIAKVTRDRLMTALAQRYEGYGWERNSAYGTPEHRRALAERGLTPHHRRSFCLDAQVDLLAAIEALDPPTSVESA
- a CDS encoding DUF669 domain-containing protein, with the protein product MAQFGGEFDATTVEPTTPMDVLPDGDYPVLIEASEWRKTKKGDGAFLELTHVVCDGPMKGRKLWDRLNLQNPNTQAVEIAQRTLSAICHATGVLKVTDSAQLHNIPVLARVVVKQGERGPMNEIKGYKKFDGLVAATPSAKPIAAATPAPAAPGTAPWMKKAG
- the rplS gene encoding 50S ribosomal protein L19; this translates as MHPFIETQKEWMKEIPPFRAGDTVRVNVRVKEGDKERLQAFEGICIARRGAGISETFTVRKVSNGVGVERIFPVHSPMLESITVVRRGAVRRAKLYYLRDVTGKAARIKERKVVRPSGDK
- a CDS encoding ATP-binding protein, with translation MDPAFSLDAVVEDIVPAPPKVVIYGAHGVGKTTFGAGFPNAILLMTEAGVGSLRIRRFPKVVETYHDFMTAIGALYQGEHDRQTLLLDSLDWLEPIVWQETAQRHNKDSIESWDYGKGYIEAEKVWSEVLTGLDALQAERGMSIVCTAHAAVTRFQSPTVEPYDRYSIKLHKRASALVQEWADIVGFAHWQTVTTATDLGFNKKAVRGVSTGQRLLALEERPAWEAKNRFQMPPVMPLDAAQFLALLAERYTPAPVIEAAPSLATQE
- a CDS encoding SDR family oxidoreductase; protein product: MTDPLAVFRPGLLDGQVALVTGGGTGIGLGISELLAELGAHVVIASRKPDHLEAALAAITARGHQASAVQLDVRDQEKVKTAIDAIAAERGRIDLLVNNAAGNFYAPSATLSPNAWKAVLEIDLYGTFYCSQAVYPHMAKQGGGRIVSTSMTLHYRGWPLMAHATAAKAGVDALTRTLAVEWAPQRIRVNAIAPGPIPTEGVKKAFTPPADSGVPDVFAAAEQKMAEYAAKGIPLGRWGTPRDIANMVAFLASPAGDWITGSIFVVDGGEWLAKAPTG
- a CDS encoding tyrosine-type recombinase/integrase: MTRAHRIRRRLARFGIEMLYINAQSRDPKVIARRERLVDQLIADAQLEVLLALQAGTLPIEVVEAHAREYGLAGAGLKAQLVLSQPLWDLVEATLPRMGRADATRLRYTLSSQQLRARLEGAESLRVRDLQTIDWEALLEVWPGGPSDWMHLRRFVSRFLSLVLGGKWHPMRHAILERIPTQQEAERVTDLTPAQFLTILEHAREDLRAPLMTLVLSGMRMGEYLACDETHLLPATHEIAVPGTKTKAAAGRVSIDPSLWHWVEFGVPSPVRYRQFVKLFKDAVVAAELPRTLRLHDLRHAHGQWAVAEGVPEAFVQVSLRHTQAATTRRYTKSGNLASVAKGLAGALNLSED
- a CDS encoding OmpA family protein produces the protein MTLLAASTLSACATKGFVRKGLDEQRVALDAERSQRAQGDSALRGDVNGLRTDLNALRNDLATLRNEFGAKITAMEGQVSFAMPVHFQFDDAAVRNQDQAALEKFAKVAQTHYKGSTITIEGFADPAGSQAYNLRLSRERADAVRDFLVSKGMDGAVLRTVGYGKTRLVRPNAARDADGAELNRRVTFVVETPAGATAATVAAISGQQ
- a CDS encoding siphovirus Gp157 family protein, whose protein sequence is MTGLSLYDLCDEARALDDLVGMDDGEWSAEHEALHTPLMEALVAKADGFGSYVRDLEQRVEVIKIEEERLAARRKRLESRVKWMKEYAVTALLLADRKKLEGTLFTLAVQKNPDSVAVSVLPDALPPEYVRVIPEVREPDKKGLLSALEAGVAIPGVELAPPTYHLRIR